The Nocardioides ochotonae genome segment ACGCCGGACCCGCAGCGTCTCGTCGACGTCTACAACGCCTCGGCCGCGACGCTCAACCTGGTCCGCGCGTTCACGACCGGCGGGTACGCCGACCTGCGCCAGGTGCACACCTGGAACACCGACTTCGTGCGCAGCTCCCCGGCCGGGCAGCGCTACGAGGCGGTCGCCAACGAGATCGAGCGCGCCCTGGAGTTCATCCGCGCGATCGGCGCGGACCCGGAGGAGTTCCACCGCGTCGACTTCCACTCCAGCCACGAGGCGCTGGTGCTGGAGTACGAGCACGCGATGACGCGCATCGACTCGCGCACCGAGCAGCCCTACGACGTGTCGGGCCACTTCGTGTGGATCGGTGAGCGCACCCGCCAGCTCGACGGCGCGCACGTCGAGCTGCTGAGCCGCATCCGCAACCCCATCGGCGTCAAGCTCGGCCCGACCACCACCGCGGACGACGCGCTGGCGCTCGCGGCCAAGCTGAACCCCGACAACACCCCGGGCCGGCTCACGTTCATCACCCGCTTCGGCGCCGGCAAGATCCGCGACGGCCTGCCGCAGATCGTGGAGAAGGTCACCGCCGAGGGCGTCCAGGTGGCCTGGGTCTGCGACCCGATGCACGGCAACACCTTCGAGGCCTCCTCGGGCTACAAGACCCGTCGCCTCGAGGACGTCGTGGAGGAGGTCCAGGGCTTCTTCGACGTGCACCGC includes the following:
- a CDS encoding class II 3-deoxy-7-phosphoheptulonate synthase, coding for MSSIPSLESLHAMGAAQQPTYPDRAALGAAVDRLRTMPPLVFAGECDDLTDKLAAVTRGEAFLLQGGDCAETLAGVTADNVRNKLRVLLQMSVVLTYAASVPVVKVGRLAGQYAKPRSKDTETRTMPDGQSVTLPAYRGDAVNGFDFTPESRTPDPQRLVDVYNASAATLNLVRAFTTGGYADLRQVHTWNTDFVRSSPAGQRYEAVANEIERALEFIRAIGADPEEFHRVDFHSSHEALVLEYEHAMTRIDSRTEQPYDVSGHFVWIGERTRQLDGAHVELLSRIRNPIGVKLGPTTTADDALALAAKLNPDNTPGRLTFITRFGAGKIRDGLPQIVEKVTAEGVQVAWVCDPMHGNTFEASSGYKTRRLEDVVEEVQGFFDVHRSLGTWPGGLHVELTGDDVTECVGGGEDLLEMDLHNRYESVCDPRLNRVQSLELAFLVAEMLRKA